One genomic region from candidate division KSB1 bacterium encodes:
- a CDS encoding Glu/Leu/Phe/Val dehydrogenase, with amino-acid sequence MAKNKISFFDTILAFFDKAAAFTSHPKGLLDQIKYTNSIYKFKFPLKNDDGTYEIIEAFRVEHSHHKSPVKGGIRYSEMVNEDEVKALAALMTYKCALVDVPFGGAKGGIKIEPRNYSSAQLERITRRYTAELVKKNFIGPGIDVPAPDYGTSGREMAWIADTYSVLNPGQIDAAACVTGKPIEQGGIRGRVEATGNGVFYGLRHALTYADDMKSLGLKTGIKNKRIVIQGMGNVGYHAAKFLQKAGAVITAIAEYDGGICNPNGLDVDDVQKHRRESGSILNFPGARNFEESKAALEYECDILVPAALEGQITEKNAPNIKAKIVAEAANGPTTARAAEILKERGVMIIPDMYLNAGGVTVSYFEWLKNLSHVRFGRLSKRFEESSNEAILEKVEQLTGKKLTAEEKRAISHGADEVDLVNSGLEETMINAYDSIREIYMTTDGVPTLRVAGFINAINKIAVSYMQLGIFP; translated from the coding sequence ATGGCAAAGAACAAAATTTCGTTTTTTGATACGATTCTGGCCTTTTTTGACAAAGCCGCTGCTTTTACTTCCCACCCAAAAGGCTTACTCGATCAGATAAAATACACCAACAGTATTTATAAATTCAAATTCCCGCTTAAAAACGACGACGGCACGTACGAAATAATAGAAGCCTTTCGGGTTGAGCACAGTCATCACAAGTCGCCAGTCAAGGGTGGAATTCGTTACAGTGAGATGGTCAACGAAGATGAAGTTAAAGCCCTTGCCGCGCTGATGACTTATAAATGCGCTCTGGTTGATGTTCCGTTTGGCGGGGCGAAAGGCGGGATTAAAATCGAGCCGCGGAATTACTCCTCAGCGCAACTTGAACGCATTACCCGGCGCTACACTGCTGAGTTGGTAAAAAAGAATTTTATCGGTCCCGGAATCGATGTACCCGCTCCCGATTACGGTACCAGCGGACGCGAGATGGCCTGGATTGCGGATACTTACTCGGTGCTAAACCCGGGACAGATCGATGCAGCAGCCTGCGTGACCGGCAAGCCGATCGAACAGGGAGGCATTCGCGGCCGCGTGGAAGCGACTGGCAACGGCGTGTTTTATGGCCTCAGACATGCCTTAACTTATGCAGATGACATGAAGTCTTTAGGACTAAAAACCGGAATTAAAAATAAGAGGATTGTCATTCAGGGAATGGGAAATGTCGGCTATCATGCCGCGAAGTTCCTTCAAAAAGCCGGGGCAGTCATTACAGCGATTGCTGAGTACGACGGCGGCATTTGCAATCCTAACGGTCTGGACGTTGATGATGTGCAGAAACATCGCCGTGAAAGCGGCTCTATTTTGAATTTTCCCGGTGCTAGAAATTTTGAAGAAAGTAAGGCAGCGCTTGAATACGAATGTGACATTCTGGTCCCGGCAGCTTTAGAAGGACAGATAACCGAAAAAAACGCTCCGAATATTAAAGCGAAAATTGTCGCAGAAGCCGCTAATGGCCCCACCACCGCCAGAGCGGCTGAGATTCTCAAGGAAAGGGGGGTGATGATTATCCCTGATATGTATCTCAATGCGGGTGGAGTGACGGTGTCTTATTTTGAATGGTTAAAGAATCTGAGTCATGTCCGCTTTGGCCGGCTGAGCAAGCGCTTCGAGGAATCTTCCAATGAGGCAATCTTGGAAAAGGTCGAACAGTTAACCGGCAAAAAGCTGACAGCCGAGGAAAAGAGAGCCATCAGTCATGGCGCCGATGAAGTAGATCTGGTGAATTCAGGACTTGAGGAGACCATGATTAACGCTTATGATTCCATTCGCGAAATTTATATGACCACAGATGGCGTACCAACCTTGCGGGTTGCGGGGTTTATAAACGCAATTAATAAAATAGCGGTATCTTACATGCAATTAGGGATTTTCCCATAA
- a CDS encoding bifunctional homocysteine S-methyltransferase/methylenetetrahydrofolate reductase codes for MGKKNFLKELEKRVILFDGATGTMLYNRGVFINQCFDQVNLTNSRLIKEIHTDYANAGADVLQTNTFGANQFKLAQHGLSDSLEEINYQGAKLAREVAGNQLFVAGSVGPLGIKIEPWGKLSRKEANDAFKEQGQALLNGGVDLFVLETFSDLSEIEQAILALRELADLPIIAEMTIDESGNSLYGTATETFTHQLDKWGADVVGINCSVGPPPMMDALEKMVHVTKKPIIIQPNAGNPRVVEERNMYLASAEYMGEYALRFIKAGARLVGGCCGTTPEYIKTMEKSVRMLSPRQHNFSIDIPKEVIEEATPIPREEKSKFAAKLVKGELVTSVEIVPPRGSDPSKVLESCRQLKEFGVDGINVPDGPRAMCRMGAQHLSILIEQNVGIETLLHYCCRDRNLLGMQSDIMGLYAVGLRNILIITGDPPKMGDYPDATAVFDVDSIGLTNMVDRMNHGIDLGGTKLDAPTGFHIGVGLNPGAIDPALEIRRFEWKVEAGAEYAITQPVFDPQILLEFLPKIKHVKIPVIAGIWPLVSFRNAEFMNSEVPGASVPEKYMERMRQAQEISKEEARAEGLRIAQEAVAQSREYVKGFQVSAPFGKVEYSMQVLSVLKEFGGDV; via the coding sequence ATGGGGAAAAAAAATTTTCTGAAAGAGCTTGAGAAGCGGGTGATTTTATTCGACGGTGCTACAGGGACCATGCTTTATAACCGCGGTGTGTTTATCAATCAATGTTTTGATCAAGTAAATCTCACCAACTCCAGGCTTATTAAAGAAATTCATACGGATTACGCAAATGCCGGCGCCGACGTGCTGCAGACCAACACCTTTGGCGCCAACCAGTTTAAATTGGCGCAACATGGCCTGAGTGATTCTTTAGAGGAAATTAACTATCAGGGGGCTAAGCTTGCCAGAGAGGTCGCCGGCAATCAGCTTTTTGTTGCCGGATCCGTCGGGCCTTTGGGCATCAAAATTGAGCCATGGGGAAAACTCAGCCGCAAAGAGGCAAATGATGCTTTCAAGGAGCAGGGTCAGGCGCTTCTTAACGGCGGCGTGGATTTGTTTGTTTTAGAGACTTTTTCCGATTTGAGTGAAATTGAGCAAGCAATTTTAGCTTTGCGGGAATTGGCTGATTTACCAATTATCGCTGAAATGACAATTGACGAATCAGGAAATTCTTTATATGGCACCGCAACCGAAACCTTCACGCACCAACTGGATAAGTGGGGTGCAGATGTTGTTGGTATAAATTGTTCAGTCGGGCCGCCGCCGATGATGGATGCTCTTGAGAAAATGGTGCATGTGACTAAAAAACCGATTATTATCCAGCCAAATGCGGGAAATCCGCGGGTCGTTGAAGAGCGCAATATGTATTTGGCCAGTGCCGAATACATGGGCGAGTATGCTCTGCGTTTTATTAAGGCAGGTGCCAGACTTGTTGGCGGTTGCTGCGGCACAACGCCTGAGTATATCAAAACAATGGAAAAATCAGTGCGAATGCTCAGCCCGAGACAACACAATTTTTCCATAGACATTCCAAAAGAGGTTATTGAAGAAGCGACCCCCATTCCCCGGGAAGAGAAGAGTAAGTTTGCTGCAAAACTGGTGAAAGGCGAGCTTGTTACCAGTGTTGAGATTGTCCCACCCAGGGGCAGCGATCCTTCCAAAGTCCTGGAATCATGCCGGCAATTAAAGGAATTTGGCGTGGATGGCATCAATGTCCCGGACGGCCCGCGCGCGATGTGCCGAATGGGTGCGCAACATCTTAGTATTTTGATAGAGCAGAATGTCGGTATTGAGACGCTCTTACATTATTGCTGCCGTGACCGCAATCTGTTGGGTATGCAGTCGGATATTATGGGATTGTATGCTGTTGGACTCCGAAACATTTTAATCATAACCGGCGATCCTCCGAAAATGGGCGACTATCCTGACGCAACGGCCGTGTTCGACGTCGATTCTATTGGGTTGACCAATATGGTCGACCGCATGAATCACGGCATCGATCTGGGCGGTACCAAATTGGATGCGCCAACCGGTTTCCATATTGGCGTTGGTTTGAACCCGGGGGCAATTGATCCCGCACTTGAAATTCGCCGCTTTGAATGGAAAGTGGAAGCAGGAGCAGAATATGCGATTACTCAGCCGGTGTTCGATCCGCAAATTTTACTTGAGTTTTTGCCTAAAATAAAACACGTAAAGATCCCTGTCATTGCCGGAATTTGGCCGCTCGTAAGTTTTCGGAATGCCGAGTTCATGAATAGTGAGGTGCCCGGCGCCTCGGTGCCGGAAAAGTATATGGAAAGAATGCGACAGGCACAGGAAATCTCAAAAGAGGAAGCCCGCGCAGAAGGGCTTCGAATCGCTCAGGAAGCAGTGGCCCAGAGCCGGGAGTATGTGAAGGGATTTCAGGTGAGCGCGCCGTTTGGCAAAGTTGAATATTCTATGCAAGTGCTGTCCGTTTTGAAGGAGTTTGGCGGGGATGTTTAG
- a CDS encoding nucleotidyltransferase domain-containing protein, translating to MAPQPILNTAKRFIKAARQYGIPVEAGYLFGSWVQGRGTEWSDIDLAIISSAFEGVKFSDRRKLDTALLEVDTDIHIHPYRPQDFDESNPFVREILNTGIRIV from the coding sequence ATGGCTCCTCAACCAATTTTAAACACCGCAAAAAGATTTATCAAAGCTGCACGTCAATACGGGATTCCTGTTGAGGCAGGATATTTGTTCGGCTCATGGGTTCAAGGGCGCGGTACGGAATGGAGCGATATTGATTTGGCAATTATATCTTCAGCTTTTGAAGGAGTAAAGTTTTCCGACCGGCGTAAATTGGATACTGCTCTTCTTGAAGTTGACACAGATATTCATATTCACCCCTACCGTCCCCAAGATTTTGACGAAAGCAACCCATTCGTGCGAGAGATTTTAAATACCGGCATTCGAATTGTTTAG
- a CDS encoding HEPN domain-containing protein yields the protein MTKSEWVENWLDSASEDLKVCESLFEKKHFDWCLFIGHLVVEKTFKALWIREHYPEPHPRIHNLDKLARKIPINLTDEQRFFLVKTNDFYLTGRYPEEKADFHKICTPEFTKENFEKIRKFYQWLLNQF from the coding sequence ATGACCAAATCAGAATGGGTTGAAAATTGGCTGGATTCAGCTTCGGAAGATTTGAAGGTTTGCGAATCTTTGTTTGAGAAAAAGCACTTTGATTGGTGTCTATTTATTGGGCATCTTGTAGTTGAGAAAACCTTCAAAGCTTTATGGATTCGTGAACATTATCCGGAACCACATCCAAGAATACATAACTTGGATAAACTCGCACGAAAAATCCCAATTAATTTAACTGATGAACAAAGATTCTTTTTAGTCAAAACAAACGATTTTTACTTAACAGGTAGATATCCTGAAGAAAAAGCTGATTTTCATAAAATTTGCACACCTGAATTCACTAAAGAAAACTTTGAAAAAATTAGGAAATTTTATCAATGGCTCCTCAACCAATTTTAA
- the speB gene encoding agmatinase has product MKENPKLYLAGCLTTDPQQQKSSNLVFVGLPDDSKSAYRKGTAKAPPLIRSAYDGDCHNSTTETGVDLFGRVADLGDLPAKGSWDETAQSYREFATELFKSGKIPFFAGGDHAVTIPIVAALAVLNEPVHFVQIDAHPDLYPDFDGDRYSNACVAARILEMEHVASVTQIGIRTLNPPQKEFAEKYRDRLKIHYARELMGELPRLQGIPEGASVYLSLDIDGLDPAYAPGVSYPEPGGLTPRQVLNFLQKGHWKLIGMDVVEVNPELDVNNLTAILAGKIFHEAMGYALKHLK; this is encoded by the coding sequence ATGAAAGAAAATCCCAAACTTTATCTTGCGGGGTGCCTAACCACCGATCCCCAACAACAAAAAAGCAGCAACTTGGTTTTTGTCGGACTCCCCGACGACAGCAAATCTGCATACCGCAAAGGGACTGCCAAAGCACCGCCGCTAATTCGTTCTGCCTACGATGGCGACTGCCACAATTCGACGACTGAAACAGGTGTCGATTTGTTTGGCCGGGTTGCTGATTTGGGCGACCTACCTGCAAAAGGTTCGTGGGATGAAACCGCACAATCATATCGTGAATTCGCAACGGAGCTTTTTAAGTCAGGTAAGATTCCATTTTTTGCCGGCGGCGATCACGCGGTCACCATCCCGATCGTGGCTGCGCTGGCCGTGCTAAATGAGCCGGTGCATTTCGTCCAAATTGATGCCCACCCGGATCTTTACCCGGATTTTGACGGTGATCGCTACTCCAATGCCTGTGTTGCCGCAAGAATTCTTGAGATGGAGCATGTTGCGTCGGTGACGCAAATCGGCATTCGAACCCTCAATCCACCTCAGAAGGAATTTGCAGAGAAGTATCGAGATCGCCTAAAAATTCATTATGCGCGCGAACTCATGGGCGAATTGCCCAGGTTGCAAGGCATTCCTGAAGGCGCTTCCGTTTATCTGAGCCTTGATATCGACGGTTTGGATCCTGCTTATGCCCCCGGCGTTTCTTACCCGGAACCTGGCGGTTTAACACCGCGGCAGGTCTTGAACTTTTTGCAAAAGGGTCATTGGAAACTCATTGGCATGGATGTCGTCGAGGTTAACCCTGAACTTGATGTGAACAATCTTACTGCTATTCTTGCCGGCAAAATATTTCATGAAGCCATGGGGTATGCGTTAAAGCATCTAAAATGA
- a CDS encoding sodium:solute symporter family protein has translation MKSFPFGTGAAIFIALYLALMLGLGFVARRFRKNESPSEFYLAGKSLGGFVLLLTLYATQYSGNTLLGYPGEAYRLGFAWIMSVGFMMAIVVVYLLFAPRLHQLAKQYDFITPGDWIQHRFGMAQLTFVVNLLLVVAIANFLLAQLMAMGHVVAGLTGNAVPYWMGVIFLALIIIIYETLGGMRAVAWTDCIQGIMLIVGLGGLLILALPTIGHLQEVTAWIIEHEPQKAAVPSWEICRTWISTILLVGFSGAVYPQAIQRIYAARNTRALKRSLSLMIFMPLVTTLVVFLIGIIAIQQFAHLEGIAADQVMPLLLNEWANQSLMTYALAVLVVTGILAAIMSTADSVLLSLSSMLAKDFLGKTVLKEAKEERLTKAGKILSWVIMAVLVPIALVPRLTLWGLTELKMELLSQTAPVIILGVVWRRLSGQAALIGVVAGTTLALILTFWGYGKLWGFHAGLLGLGLNVGCCISLTLLKRKLP, from the coding sequence ATGAAATCATTTCCCTTTGGCACAGGTGCGGCAATTTTTATCGCCTTGTATTTAGCCTTAATGTTAGGCCTGGGTTTTGTTGCCCGCCGTTTTCGAAAAAACGAATCTCCCAGCGAGTTCTATCTTGCCGGCAAATCCCTCGGCGGCTTTGTTCTCCTGCTTACATTATATGCCACGCAGTACAGCGGAAACACCTTGTTGGGCTACCCTGGCGAAGCTTACCGGCTTGGTTTCGCCTGGATCATGAGTGTTGGCTTTATGATGGCCATCGTTGTGGTTTATTTACTTTTTGCACCCAGATTACACCAACTGGCTAAGCAGTACGATTTCATCACCCCGGGAGATTGGATTCAACATCGGTTCGGTATGGCTCAGCTCACATTTGTGGTTAACCTTCTCTTGGTGGTTGCAATCGCTAATTTTTTGTTGGCCCAGCTCATGGCGATGGGCCATGTGGTTGCCGGGCTGACTGGAAACGCCGTGCCGTATTGGATGGGAGTCATTTTTCTCGCATTGATTATTATCATTTACGAGACTTTGGGTGGAATGCGCGCCGTCGCCTGGACGGATTGTATTCAGGGCATCATGCTGATTGTTGGCTTGGGCGGCTTGCTTATTCTAGCTTTACCGACTATCGGGCACCTGCAGGAAGTCACCGCATGGATAATCGAACATGAGCCGCAAAAAGCCGCCGTTCCTTCCTGGGAAATCTGCCGAACCTGGATAAGCACAATTCTGCTGGTCGGGTTTTCAGGCGCTGTCTATCCACAGGCCATTCAACGAATATACGCCGCGCGTAATACGAGGGCTCTAAAACGTTCCTTAAGCCTAATGATTTTTATGCCGCTTGTGACCACGTTAGTTGTTTTCCTAATCGGGATTATTGCCATTCAGCAATTCGCACATCTTGAAGGAATCGCGGCCGATCAGGTGATGCCGCTGCTGTTGAATGAGTGGGCAAACCAATCTCTTATGACTTATGCTTTGGCGGTACTTGTGGTTACGGGAATTCTGGCAGCGATCATGTCAACTGCCGATTCGGTGCTGCTCAGTCTTTCATCGATGCTGGCTAAAGATTTTTTAGGAAAGACGGTTTTAAAGGAGGCGAAAGAAGAGCGTTTAACCAAAGCTGGAAAAATCCTTTCCTGGGTAATTATGGCAGTTTTGGTGCCGATTGCACTCGTTCCTCGACTTACTTTGTGGGGCCTGACTGAGCTTAAAATGGAGCTCTTATCACAAACGGCGCCGGTTATTATTCTGGGAGTGGTTTGGCGACGACTTTCGGGCCAGGCAGCTTTGATCGGTGTTGTAGCAGGAACAACCCTGGCATTGATTTTAACTTTTTGGGGATACGGCAAACTATGGGGCTTTCACGCGGGACTTTTGGGATTGGGTTTAAATGTGGGCTGTTGTATATCTCTGACTTTACTTAAAAGGAAATTGCCTTGA